Proteins co-encoded in one Brassica oleracea var. oleracea cultivar TO1000 chromosome C4, BOL, whole genome shotgun sequence genomic window:
- the LOC106342870 gene encoding U-box domain-containing protein 4-like — MEISALVDSISLFLNLSSSRHIDLDPFDKYYNRVEKLLGVLKPIADAAVLNSDLALEEKLCKSFQELIQDVDHSRDLFTSWHPFSSKVYFVLQIESLIPKMRDTIVDTFQFLKSSKSDLPDELSPASLEKCLEKIKHPTYEEISSVIDGALSDQRDGVGPTPEILVKIGENTGLRSNQEILIEAVALERQKEIAEQSENNAEVEFLDQLIVIVNRMHECLLLIKQTQTSSVSILADFFCPLSLEVMTDPVIVSSGQTYEKAFIKRWIDLGLKVCPKTRQTLTHTTLIPNYTVKALISNWCDTNDVKLPDPNQSSSLNELSPLLSCTDSIHASPCRLSVSSTTRGSVENGQTSENHHHHHRSPSASTSSVSNEEFPRTDGNENSEESAHATPYTSDVSGEIRSGPLAATTTSSSAAPSRSEYSPRFMDRHNRGSQFWRRSSKIVSAPSNSARRDLAEVESQVKKLLEELKSSLLDVQRRATAEIRLLAKHNMDNRIVIGNSGAIVSLVELLRSTDSATQENAVTALLNLSINDNNKSLIAEAGAIEPLIHVLENGGSEAKENSAATLFSLSVIEENKIKIGQSGAIGPLVDLLGNGTQRGKKDAATALFNLSIHQENKGTIVQSGAVRYLIDLMDPAAGMVDKAVAVLANLATIPEGRNAIGQEGGIGLLVEVVELGSARGKENAAAALLQLSTNSGRFCNMVLQEGAVPPLVALSQSGTPRAREKAQALLSYFRNQRHGNAGRG, encoded by the exons ATGGAAATCTCGGCTCTTGTCGACAGTATCTCTTTGTTTCTGAATCTGTCGTCTTCCAGACATATCGATTTAGACCCATTTGATAAATACTACAATAGAGTCGAAAAGTTGTTAGGAGTCTTGAAGCCTATAGCTGATGCCGCTGTTCTCAACTCTGATCTTGCTTTGGAGGAGAAGCTTTGTAAATCATTTCAAGAATTGATTCAAGATGTTGATCACTCCAGAGACCTTTTCACGAGTTGGCACCCTTTCTCCAGTAAAGTCTATTTC GTCCTCCAAATTGAATCTTTGATACCAAAGATGCGAGACACTATTGTAGATACTTTCCAGTTTCTCAAGTCTTCTAAGAGCGACCTACCTGATGAGCTGAGTCCAGCTTCCCTCGAG AAATGTCTAGAGAAGATTAAACATCCTACTTATGAAGAAATATCCTCTGTCATTGATGGTGCTCTAAGTGATCAGAGAGACGGCGTTGGACCCACCCCAGAGATCTTAGTAAAAATTGGAGAAAACACCGGTCTAAGATCAAACCAAGAGATTCTGATCGAAGCTGTAGCTCTAGAAAGACAAAAAGAGATCGCCGAGCAGTCCGAGAACAATGCAGAAGTCGAGTTCCTCGACCAGCTGATCGTCATCGTAAACCGCATGCACGAGTGTCTTCTTCTGATCAAACAGACTCAGACATCTAGCGTCTCCATTCTCGCCGACTTCTTCTGCCCTCTTTCCCTCGAAGTCATGACTGATCCAGTGATTGTATCATCAGGACAAACATACGAGAAGGCCTTCATCAAGAGATGGATTGATTTAGGCTTAAAAGTTTGTCCCAAGACTAGGCAGACTCTTACTCACACCACTCTGATACCTAATTACACCGTGAAGGCTTTAATCTCTAACTGGTGTGATACTAATGATGTCAAGCTCCCTGATCCTAATCAATCTTCGAGTTTAAACGAGCTCTCTCCTCTCTTGTCATGTACAGACTCCATTCATGCTTCACCTTGTAGGTTATCTGTATCTTCAACTACACGAGGGTCAGTGGAAAATGGACAAACATCTGAGAATCACCACCACCATCATAGGTCCCCTTCTGCTAGTACTAGCTCAGTTTCTAATGAGGAGTTTCCAAGAACAGATGGTAACGAAAACTCAGAAGAATCAGCTCACGCTACACCTTACACCAGTGATGTTTCAGGAGAAATTAGATCAGGGCCTCTAGCTGCAACCACCACTTCATCATCAGCAGCTCCTTCTCGGTCTGAATACTCCCCAAGGTTTATGGATAGACATAACCGTGGCAGCCAGTTTTGGCGCCGTTCTTCAAAGATTGTCTCAGCGCCTTCGAACTCGGCGAGGCGTGATCTCGCCGAGGTCGAAAGCCAAGTCAAGAAACTCCTGGAGGAGTTGAAAAGCAGTTTGTTAGATGTTCAGAGACGAGCAACAGCCGAGATAAGGCTGCTGGCTAAGCACAACATGGATAACAGGATAGTGATAGGGAACTCCGGAGCGATCGTCTCGTTAGTTGAACTGCTTCGCTCAACAGACTCAGCTACGCAGGAGAACGCTGTCACAGCGCTTCTCAACTTGTCTATCAACGACAACAACAAGAGTTTAATCGCTGAGGCTGGTGCCATCGAGCCGCTCATTCACGTTCTTGAGAACGGTGGCTCGGAAGCTAAGGAGAATTCGGCTGCTACTCTTTTCAGCCTCTCTGTGATAGAAGAGAACAAGATCAAGATCGGTCAGTCAGGCGCGATAGGGCCTCTGGTGGATCTGCTAGGGAACGGTACTCAACGTGGGAAGAAGGACGCTGCTACTGCATTGTTTAACCTGTCGATACATCAAGAGAACAAGGGAACGATCGTGCAGTCTGGGGCTGTGAGGTATCTGATAGATCTTATGGATCCTGCGGCTGGGATGGTGGATAAAGCGGTTGCTGTGTTGGCTAATCTAGCTACGATCCCGGAAGGGAGAAATGCGATTGGTCAAGAAGGTGGGATAGGTCTGCTTGTTGAGGTGGTTGAGTTGGGTTCTGCTAGAGGGAAAGAGAACGCTGCTGCTGCTTTGCTTCAGCTTTCGACCAACAGTGGGAGGTTCTGCAATATGGTTCTTCAAGAAGGTGCTGTTCCTCCTCTTGTCGCGCTCTCGCAGTCTGGTACTCCCAGAGCCAGAGAAAAG GCACAGGCATTGCTCAGTTACTTTAGGAACCAAAGGCATGGAAATGCTGGGCGAGGCTGA
- the LOC106338911 gene encoding U-box domain-containing protein 4-like: protein MEISALVDSISSFLNLSSSRHIYLDPFDKYYKRVEELLRVLKPIADAAVLNSDLALEEKLCKSFQELNQDVDHSRDLFTSWHPFSSKVYFVLQIESLIPKMRDTIVDTFQFLKSSKHDLPDERSPASLEKCLEKIKHLSYEEISSVIDSALSDQRDGVGPTLEILVKIGENVITSILPLFHKNVTMVHEFQRSSLAKVRINGLPCSFHRLVDIFSVAFSYVHNDFPCASIKSRERLT, encoded by the exons ATGGAAATCTCAGCTCTTGTCGACAGTATCTCGTCGTTTCTGAATCTTTCGTCTTCCAGACATATCTATTTAGACCCTTTTGATAAATACTACAAGAGAGTCGAAGAGTTGTTAAGAGTCTTGAAGCCTATAGCTGATGCTGCTGTTCTCAACTCTGATCTTGCTTTGGAGGAAAAACTTTGTAAATCATTTCAAGAATTGAATCAGGATGTTGATCACTCCAGAGACCTTTTCACAAGTTGGCACCCATTCTCCAGTAAAGTCTATTTC GTCCTCCAAATTGAATCTTTGATACCAAAGATGCGAGACACTATTGTGGATACTTTCCAGTTTCTCAAATCTTCTAAGCACGACCTACCTGATGAGCGGAGTCCAGCTTCCCTCGAG AAATGTCTAGAGAAGATAAAGCATCTTAGTTATGAAGAAATATCTTCCGTCATTGACAGTGCTCTAAGTGATCAGAGAGATGGCGTTGGACCCACCCTAGAGATCTTAGTAAAAATTGGAGAAAATGTCATAACTTCAATACTCCCACTCTTTCACAAAAAT GTGACTATGGTCCATGAATTCCAACGGTCATCTTTGGCCAAGGTCCGCATCAATGGCCTTCCTTGCAGCTTTCACCGCCTGGTTGATATCTTCAGTGTCGCCTTCAGCTACGTTCACAATGACTTTCCATGTGCGTCGATCAAGAGTCGGGAACGTCTTACTTAA
- the LOC106338912 gene encoding sodium/potassium/calcium exchanger 1-like, with translation MDVRTREQQEQAEGEAGGEAGGEAGGEAGRESLRELELKLNKRMDDGFALRDETIREGGEAGGEAGVEAGGEAGGEPGVEAGGEAGGEAGGEAGRESLRELELKLNKRMDDGFALRDETIRLLAARFGEIETGYASGGRRRDNDGDEEAEMHGDKEGDEETEMHGDKEGDEETEKHGDKEGDEEAEKHGWDDDEADKEGEDNGDKDGDEAEAEKDGDEVEAEKDGEKQIEAEAEKDGDEVEAEKDGEKQIEAEAEKDGDEVEAEKDGEKQIEAEAEKDDTEERFDDDGDEQSTLQIMADTAERFEKAAAEKAVVDKTNEVVDDDDALEKEGEVRVDDALEKEGEVGVDDALEEAASVGVNEMPKRVPKRSHLLRSPFTPN, from the exons ATGGATGTGAGAACCCGAGAGCAACAAGAGCAAGCAGAAGGCGAGGCAGGGGGCGAGGCAGGAGGCGAGGCAGGGGGCGAGGCAGGTCGTGAGAGTTTAAGAGAATTAGAGTTGAAGTTGAACAAAAGAATGGACGATGGATTTGCATTGAGAGACGAAACAATTCGGGAAGGAGGCGAGGCAGGGGGCGAGGCAGGAGTTGAGGCAGGGGGCGAGGCAGGAGGCGAGCCAGGAGTTGAGGCAGGGGGCGAGGCAGGAGGCGAGGCAGGGGGCGAGGCAGGTCGTGAGAGTTTAAGAGAATTAGAGTTGAAGTTGAACAAAAGAATGGACGATGGATTTGCATTGAGAGACGAAACAATTCGTCTTCTAGCAGCAAGA TTTGGTGAAATTGAAACCGGATATGCTTCAGGAGGCAGAAGAAGAGATAATGATGGTGATGAAGAGGCTGAGATGCATGGTGATAAGGAGGGTGATGAAGAGACTGAGATGCATGGTGATAAGGAGGGTGATGAAGAGACTGAGAAGCATGGTGATAAGGAGGGTGATGAAGAGGCTGAGAAGCATGGCTGGGATGATGATGAGGCTGATAAGGAGGGTGAGGACAATGGTGACAAGGATGGTGATGAGGCAGAGGCTGAGAAGGATGGTGATGAGGTAGAAGCTGAGAAGGATGGTGAGAAACAGATTGAGGCAGAGGCTGAGAAGGATGGTGATGAGGTAGAAGCTGAGAAGGATGGTGAGAAACAGATTGAGGCAGAGGCTGAGAAGGATGGTGATGAGGTAGAAGCTGAGAAGGATGGTGAGAAACAGATTGAGGCAGAGGCTGAGAAGGATG ATACTGAAGAGAGATTTGATGATGATGGAGATGAGCAATCTACACTTCAAATTATGGCAGACACTGCAGAGAGATTTGAGAAGGCTGCTGCGGAAAAAGCTGTTGTGGACAAGACAAATGAGGTTGTAGATGATGATGATGCTTTGGAGAAGGAAGGTGAGGTTAGAGTTGATGATGCTTTAGAGAAGGAAGGTGAGGTTGGAGTTGATGATGCTTTAGAGGAGGCAGCTTCGGTTGGAGTTAATGAGATGCCAAAGAGGGTGCCCAAGCGTTCTCATTTGTTGAGGTCTCCTTTTACGCCAAACTGA
- the LOC106341130 gene encoding UDP-glycosyltransferase 84B2-like yields MASTVGQETHVLLVALPVQGHLNPMLKFAKLLSRPNLRFTLATTEQARDLLSAANTADEEHLSPVDLAFFPDGLPKDHPRADNSLLVSLRNVGAKNLSKIIESNRFSCIVTVPFAPWVPGVAAAYNIPCALLWIQACGAYSVYYRYYMATNTFPEDLEDLNQTVDLPALPLLEVRDLPSFMLPSSGSNFNNLMLDFVDCLKNVKWVLVNSFYELESEIIDSMSHLKPIIPVGPLVSPFLLRADEDKTLDEKNLDLWRSDGDCIKWLDTQARFSVVYISFGSLLKWSVNQVESIATAMRNRGISFLWVIRPKEMAQNVGVLQEMVQEGQGVVIEWGPQERILSHVAISCFVTHCGWNSTMETVVTGVPVVAYPSWIDQPLDARLLVDVFGIGVRMRNDEVDGQLKVAEVERCIEAVMEGPSAEDMRRRATELKQAARLALAPGGSSAQNLDSFIGYITSCV; encoded by the coding sequence ATGGCAAGTACTGTGGGTCAAGAAACGCATGTTCTATTGGTAGCACTACCAGTCCAAGGCCACCTCAATCCAATGCTTAAATTCGCCAAACTTCTCTCACGACCGAACCTCCGATTCACTCTCGCCACCACCGAACAAGCCCGTGACCTCCTCTCAGCCGCCAACACGGCCGACGAAGAACACCTTAGCCCAGTGGACCTCGCTTTCTTCCCTGATGGGCTACCAAAAGACCACCCAAGAGCCGATAATTCTCTCCTCGTGTCATTGAGAAATGTCGGAGCCAAGAACTTGTCTAAAATCATCGAATCAAATAGATTCTCTTGTATTGTCACCGTGCCTTTTGCTCCTTGGGTTCCAGGTGTTGCAGCTGCATATAACATCCCTTGCGCGCTCCTCTGGATCCAAGCTTGTGGAGCTTACTCGGTTTACTACCGTTACTACATGGCGACGAACACTTTCCCCGAGGATCTAGAAGATCTGAATCAGACAGTTGATCTACCAGCTTTACCATTGTTGGAAGTTAGAGATCTTCCTTCGTTTATGTTACCTTCTTCGGGAAGTAACTTTAATAACCTAATGTTGGACTTCGTTGATTGTTTGAAAAATGTGAAATGGGTTTTGGTTAACTCGTTTTACGAACTAGAATCAGAGATAATCGATTCGATGTCTCATTTAAAGCCAATAATCCCAGTGGGTCCTCTGGTTTCTCCATTTCTATTGCGAGCTGATGAAGACAAAACCCTAGATGAGAAAAATCTTGATCTATGGAGATCTGATGGTGATTGTATAAAGTGGCTTGACACGCAAGCTAGGTTTTCGGTCGTTTACATATCTTTCGGAAGCTTGCTCAAATGGTCTGTGAATCAAGTGGAGAGCATAGCAACGGCTATGAGAAACAGAGGAATTTCATTTCTCTGGGTGATTAGGCCTAAGGAGATGGCTCAAAACGTCGGCGTTTTGCAGGAGATGGTTCAAGAAGGACAAGGGGTTGTTATCGAGTGGGGTCCTCAAGAGAGGATATTGAGCCACGTGGCGATCTCTTGTTTCGTCACGCACTGTGGATGGAACTCGACGATGGAGACGGTGGTGACTGGTGTTCCGGTGGTGGCGTACCCGAGTTGGATCGATCAGCCGCTTGACGCGAGATTGCTTGTGGATGTGTTTGGGATCGGAGTGAGGATGAGGAACGATGAAGTTGACGGCCAGCTCAAGGTTGCGGAGGTTGAGAGATGTATTGAGGCTGTGATGGAAGGACCTTCAGCGGAGGATATGAGGAGGAGAGCGACGGAGCTGAAGCAAGCGGCGAGATTGGCGTTGGCACCCGGTGGTTCATCGGCTCAGAATCTGGACTCGTTCATTGGCTATATCACAAGTTGTGTTTAA